The Setaria viridis chromosome 2, Setaria_viridis_v4.0, whole genome shotgun sequence DNA window gtagtcgtacgtagtcgatcaacgtagtcgtacgtagtagatcacgtcacgtccagcagctcctcagcagctcgtccacgtgcagcaaaatcgcctccggtgccgcggctcgtcattggctcgtcggcggctcgtcgatggctcgtccaagtgctgcaggcgcaacacctccaaggtatccacacgtgcagggaggaagcgtcgcaagccggactgctagatccgcgagttgcaacaggcgagggcgtgggaggcgcggcaggtgtgtttcgccaaaaggtgtaaaccctagggcgcccccacccctctatttatagaggttcctgacgggcctctggatccgaggcccattagaacttctaaacctaatccaactcggatctgatccgaattgggcttccagccccttaagtgtgtgaccctatgggttcagatacgtatagacatggcccgagtactcctactcggcccaatagtcggtagcggcctctagcaagacgtgccaactcctatacgcacacgaagatcatatcagacgaaccatcacaacataatatacatgctattccctttgcctcacgatatttggtctagcttcaagctgaccgctctttctcgatcctgtgattcggaatccctttgtaggttaactcgtaaccgtacgtagcatggccatgcattttcgaacccgatcactcgaggggcccagagatatcactctcaatcagagaggggcaaatcccatcttgattgaccatgtctcatagcatgcttcttgacaaacccgaaagctacctttataactaccctgttacggcgtagcgtttgatagcccctaagtaggtcgatccacatctaggatacatgcgacaatctcaggtctaaggacaaagcgtatatgttgtttaaagagagaactacttctcgtgttgggtcagtcctagcacatgtctccacatgtgtccacattattagttcaacatctccatgtccatgacttgtgaaacatagtcatcaactaatacatgtgctagtctaatattcatgtgtgtcctcacatgaactccgactagggacaactttagaataaccatacaagtaaagagtttcacatacaattcacataattgcaaatcaattcaagtagccttcaatggatattcaatgaacacaacatacaaatcatggatacaaatggaatatcatcatctctatgattgcctctagggcatacctccaacaaagacTTGGTCTGCTCCTCCGTGGACAGACGGACGATGGCGGCGTTGGCGTCGCTTCCCCCTTGGAGGCATCGTCTTGCATGACATCCTCGCTCTACCTCCACTGGCTCCGGGTTGTTAGGCAATCGGTGATGTGCGTGCGTTCATGGTGTCCTTATCTCCTACAAAAGTCTTAGGTCGTGtttagtgtggtggtggtgctatgGTTCCTTTTTTCTATTGTTGTGTTTATGGTGTTGGTCGTAGGTGATGATTCTTGTAACTCTGCACTTTATGGTCTCTCCTAAAGTTGCATTATTgtaattctcttcttcttaatgaaaaacgtgctacccacgtcttaaaaaaaatttggatcaACCATGTGTCTGTACTGATCGTCTCAACAAAAGGCTTCGACACACACAAATGTGCTATTTGACCTCATCTTGATGTTCGCTCAAGGGCTTCATTGTCTCCACTAGAAAAAGGCAAAAACATCAGTAAGTCGCTAATTTTGTTTGTCAACGCTGCCTCGATCTTAAATGCACCTTTGGACTATTTTTTAGTGTCAACGATCAGCACGAGAGATTCGTTTTCTCATGTTATTGGTGGATTTAAGTCCACCCCAGGTTTGGGTGGCTTGGATGTCTTCTCAACTTAGGGATAGGGTGTGACTCCCATGGACTCCAACCGCAAATGGCAACACGAGACGCCGAGAGGGTATATATCGCCAGTCCCTCAATCTAGTCGTTACTCCAATGATCCGACATTGGAACATCCAGCCTACACATTCTATGAACTGGCCCTTGGAACTTCACTTTCTTAGAATTACTAGATGATTAGCATGATCAGCACGGGAAGAAGCAGCAGGACATGATTAAACCCATGGCAATTTTACAATAGAGAAACCCAGCAAAATATTTTGTTCTTCACCTACTCGGTGGGCAGCACATAAGGAGTCAAAGCTGTCAGGCAACCACCCTCCTGGAGATGCACAGCACAAGACACAGTGATTGCAATAAATGGGACAGGTGAAGATCAACAGAGAGTTTGGTAAATCATGCAGCACCAGGTTTGGTAAATCATGCACGCCCTCCCTTGCAATCATCATCCATGCAACTTCCATGTTATCCCAGCACAAAGAATGTACACGGTCCATGGTCATAACTTGATCTTATTTTTGTCGAAATAAAACCACGTTAAATTCGTGAACCTCACTGTCCTAAATTCGTGAACCTCACTGTCCAAATAGCCCTAAAAGCCGGGTATAAATGCCAGTACCAGGTAGCATCGAAGATGGCGACAAGATTCTTTTCAATCTTTGCTACGTTTTGATTACGTGCAGTCATCACGTTTAAACTCTGAATGCCAATCTCACTTTGATTATTTTAAATGAACACTTGAAAAAAGGTATGGCTACTATGGCTAGATTGTGTTGAAAAGTAGCTTCCAAATATGCTTCATACTATTAATCAATGATCAAACTAATGGCTTGGCAACCATGTCAGTATCCTAAAAGACAGTTAATCTACGACCAAAGGGAATAGATTCCAAGCCAGAAGATCAACAAGGATGGAGAGTAAGAGATGAAAGTTGAAAAGATGAGGCTCATCACCATCGCTACTTTGTAAATACTGAATGAATACCATAACAAGAATGACAAATCCAGCAGCTCAGACAAAAGAGTTGGAACAGACTAGCAGGGTGCACTAAAGCATCCATTTCATGGAAGGCAGCACTTCTATTACATCACCATTCACCAAATGTAGGAGATGCTGAGGTCCAAGGCGTAGGAGATGCTGAGATCCAAGGTCCATCACCATTCACCAAAAGCCTGGCTATTCACTTGACGGGCCAGCTCTATAGGCTAAACAGCTAAAGTAGATTGGTCAAGCCAATGGTATATATAGACGACAATAGAATCAAAAGTAGGGAATCATAAGATTTTGGCAAAGGAGCCATCATGTAAAAGATGTCCTACTTCTGAACACGAAAAGGTTCTGAGCTCCTATTAACAAGATGTTTCTGCAGAAACCTGTCTGCATGAGATGgatacttctctttgatgtatGCCTGGAGACACTTGCGGTATGAGAAATCCACCCAATCGCCGTTTGTTCTAACAACAAAGAGGCACCTTGATTGCCTGAACTCAGGGTGCCTGTCAACCTTTTCAAAAGGAGCCCAAGTTTAAAAATAATAGCATGTTAAATTGTAAGAGCACACAGGAGAAAATGCAGTTATGATGAGTGCAGTATGCAGACGAAGTATCACATGTCAAAGAAAATCCAAAGTTGCTTCACCAGAGTTTTCATCCTATCCTCTTGGTGCGTTTATGATGCAAGAATGATCTGTTTCAGTCATCTCAATTTCTCTGGCAGGAGCAGTTAGTCATTTCTACCCAATAACTCTCCCTCACAATCCTATCTTAAGTAAAGCCTTCGATTTAGTGCAGTTTTCTCAACTTTGGATTTTAACTACGAGATCATAAGGGGCATGACAGAAGTGTAACACCTGTACCAAACTAAATTGTATGGAGGACTGACAAAAGTTTTCAATTGCTACAAGGAATCAGCTATACAGAATTACAGATGAATGCCACAGaagggaaaaaataaatatgcaAGTTTGTCAGCCATTTCTGGTAGGCGGTCAATGGTTTCTGACCAATACCAGCTTATAAACACTGAGGTAGCAGACAAACAAGAATGAAAGATTGAAGAAAGCTGGTACCTAACTCACGGTAAACTTCTGTTCCTAAAAAAGAAGGCATTACAAATGACCAATATAAGTCTGACACTACATAGGTCTCCAAATCTCCACAAATAGGAATCAAGTATGTTTGCTTTTTTAATGACTATGAATGACTTAGCAAGAGGGGAACGCAATGGGTGCTGCTAATGTTCAGAGAGCCATCATTGCTTTGTGGAACCTTGACTAATTATAGACGCACTCTTTTCTGAGGCCAGCAgcatttagggcctgtttggatcagCTAGAGATTGTGGAAGCTGGTTTGTAGATTATGGGATTGTAAAAGCTGGGTCGAAAGCTGGCCTGTTTGGCTCAGCTAGAGCTCTTAAAAGCCCCAATGCACAAGCTGGCAAAAGCTAGGGAGAAGTAGCTTGTGGGATTGTAAAAACTAAACCAAAAGTTGGCATGTTTGGATCAAGTTAAAGCTTttaaaagacacaatccacaatCCCAAGCTGATCCAAACAGAGCCTTAGTTTTACAATAGCTACTAAGGGCATGCAAATGCGAACATATCAGAAGTTAACAATAACCAAGTGCAACAAATAGATAGACCATATTGAGATATTAATGTTTGAGCACGGCAGTCAAGGCAGCTGATTCTAATTATTAAGCTCAATGGAGATCCTCCTCTATATGAACCCAATGTAGAGCAAATAGCCACATAGTTAGCTTTTTTGTACTTctaacaacaaacaaacaaaattcCTAAGTAAAACACATTTAATCAAGAAAGCTGTGGGCACAAAGGGGAACAAAATCTGGAATGTAACAGGAACACAAGTAAAAAACTTGTTTGAAGAGCTAACATGTATTTGGTAAATTGGGTTAGGCATTATACTTACCATTATACCATCAAGCCCACAACCAATCTTCTCATCTACACAAGGATGATGGGAAAGAACCTTTTCTACTACAACCTTTTCTTCAGTTGGGCTTAGAAATCCACCATTTTCATACCTGGTATAACATAACATTGTCAGAAGGGCAGGGAAAAGTGTCCACTTAAAGCAAGGCATAACATGGTACATCCTCACAAATTGGAAGTTTTACAGAATACCACCTAGACATTGGGGTGTTTTGCACAATATAATCAAGAGCATATAGCAATCCTAGTAGAGTTTCTGTTTTAGCTTAGGATGTTAATTTGGAAGCAtatccaaaaataaaaatacaacTGCACCTAATTTTTTTTCAGCAACAAATAAGCCAACACAATGCCCAACTAGGACTAAATTCACATAAGTGTCAACTTATTAGCTATAATCCTCTCTCAAATCCCCATTGATCacgtgttcaagaaaaaaattccCCATTGATCAGTAACGGACCCAGCGATAGGGCGAGGTAGGGCGGCCGCCCTACCTAACGCCGGCAACAAGGAACCCCGACCCCTTCTTTCTTGAGGGCTCCGACCGCCCGACGCCTAGCTGCCCAGCTGCCACCTGCCTGGTGGGTTCTGTTTGTGCGTGTGTTTGCCGAGCCGGGGGGAGAAGACAACAACGAAAGCGAAGGGGTATGGCCGAATGGGCCAGACAGCTATAGAAGAGCCCATTCAGCTCTCTGTGGTAGATTAAGACCAAACATCAAATGACTCAGAAAACAGCGATGTAGTCCACTGTTCATTCATTCACCGACACTAAACACTATCACTGCTGGCCGTTGCCTGATTCCCTCACAAATCTCATGCGCAGACAGCGAGCTGACTGCCAACGTAAACCATCATGGTCAGAGAGACAGCAGAAGCTAATTGGGCCAGGAGATGCATAGACACAAGCTAATTGGATGATGCATAAGCACAAGCTGTTGATATGTGGTAGTCAGGTATAGTATTTGTTCTTCTCATGACAATATTAACCATTTTGTGATATGTGATTGCCAGGTCTAGTAGTTGTACTCGTTAATCAATTTTTTTGGCAGGTATACTCATTATCAATTTATTGTTGGAACTAAAGGATTGTATCTTTTTCATTGCATGAAAAATAAATTCTCAATGTTTTATTAGGGATGCCACGTTTATACTTCTTTTCATCCACAAAAGTTCTTATTTTGTGCTACTTATCTATGTTTACAAACGTTTGTTACTAATTTGGCAGCTTTGGTCAAATTTGTGCTTCTCGTCTCCACCCTACCTAAAATTTTCGGCTGGGTCCGCCACTGCCATTGATGACAGGCTAGAGCAAGCATTCAGGTCATTGTGGACAGGCCAGATCATACACCTCTTGACTGCTTTCTGAGAGCGACTTTCCAAGTACATAAACAAAGCAAGCAATTGATGTGGAATTGTAGACAGAGGCAGTAGGGAGGGTGTAGAGGTGTGCTAAGGCGATAATGGGTTCATTAAGATTAGCTAGCAAACTGCATCCTGATTAGCATGAAGatcaaatgcaaaaaaaaaaaagcaaaccaAGGTCATCTTACTTGACAGACCAGTGTTACAGGGAAGAAAAACAACTATTGTCTACATGAACCCATCCAATTAACATCTCAACAAAGCAGATAACACCATAAGTAATCAACCAAAGAAACCTACTTTGGACTCTTAACAACCAAGCATCGCTGCCATGGGCGTTGGGCTCCATAGCAGCCACAACCTGATCTCTTAGATAGATTGTTTACATAAGTTAACAGTTTGGATTAGATAGTTAACATAAGGGTTTGATTTGGTAGCTCTATTTTTTAGGGCTGGCCCTATACATTATTAGCTCTGTCTGTTCCTCATTTTATCAGATAAGAGAAATAGATCTAACAACTCCCCATGTTCCTCATCCTGGTCTAAGTCATCTGTCATCCGTAGCAACCGACAATGCCTGACTCGGCAGTGTTTACCCCATCATTAACTCGGTTCATACACTGCCATAGTGGCATTCAAGTCTTTTACTTATTTGAGTAATGAGTAATGACAGGCTTTAGTTGGCATTGCGGTGGCTTATAATCCACAGTTTTAATTCAAGAGCTTGCACTCATGAAGGATACCTAACTAGTCCTAAATTCTACCTTGGTCAAAACCCTAATGTTTCAGGCTTTTCAGAAGATTATCTAAAATAGTTTCAACTTGGAGTTGGGGAGCCAATTTTGGACAGTGATTCACAGTTCAGTAACCCAATGTTAATACGATATGCAAACTGCAAGCTATTACAGATTTATAAGTTCCCATAAAATAAACAGCAAACATCCACCTTGAACACATGAAAGAAACTAAAGAACTAAAAGTAGGCAGTTATGTGCCGGTTATGGTGTAGCTGGCACCACAATATCAAGATTCCAAACATAATAGAGCACTACCAGTCCTAGAATGATTGATTTAACCGAACAACCAAATACCAAAGCACAAGCTCCTTTTCTGTTCCTAGAAGCATAAAGGCACAAACAAAACAAGCTTATTTATGAGTTTTGAACTACAGTAGATGAGAGTTACTACAAATAGCAACAAAACTGAAAAATTCAAATACAGCCATTTGTTTCCTGCTGCTCTTTGTGAAATCATCAATTATGTGCTTTCAATGTAGCCATTCAAGATTGTGAGTTGACTATGTCAGCATTTTATGGATCAATGTCTTATTAATAAAAGTGAAACAGCAAATGAACTATCTCAAAATCTTGATTCAAGCTATAGATTCAAATAGGTAAGAGTGTATCATTCAACCAATTTCTATTGAATGAGTATTGTGCTCCAAGTCTCCAACAACTTTCCAACATCACTGAGCTATGCATATTTACATGGTCATGCATCGAGCTAGTCAAGCAGCCACCTGCATAAGAAAATTTTGAACTGGAAAGTCAAAGCCGTTGCCTACTGTAACACCACACAAGTGCACGGTGACACAGAAGCCCATTTGATTACTCACGTCATGGCTAATGACATAGTGCACTGCCCTAAGTACACAAGAGCTATCAGGATTTCTTCTGATTGATGCATGAACAGCTTCACATTGTGCCCTACTGTCAACCACTCCTAGTCCCCTGACAGGTCCATCAATGAGTCGTGGCGTCGAGGGCCTTAATGTAGAACAAGTGCTTGCACGGTGACCCTTGCCAACTATTTGACATAGTTGAAGCAAAGGCTAAGACAATACCATTCCACCATCTCCTTAATATTCAGCCACTCGAAAACCCTCCAAGGTGGATTGCTCCAAACTTGAGCGGCTCCACATGGGGTTTCGCTACTGCCTACTCCTCTAGGCTCTAGCAAAAGCGGGGGCCCTAGCAACCTAGAACAGGAACATTGACTAAGAGAACGACATAGTTGTACGGGATGAAGGCATGCCAATGCCTCCCTGTTGCATGGCACTATTCAGATGCTCCAGTAGTCCAGAAGTGTAGATATTGACCTGTTGGTCCTTGTCCAGCTTTTCCACTCTTGCTACTAAGGCAGGAACTGCAGATTGTAGTTCTCCACCATACTAGTGCAATGTAGCAGACCCAACTCTCCTAGCAGATTGCTAATGTCTACAGCTGAATCAGACATTAAATTACTTGAAGAAGGTCATCCAGTCCATAGCTCCATCTTCCGCTCTTGCTCCTAAGGCAGGAACTGCAGATTGTAGTTCTCCACCATACTGGTACAATGTAGCAGACCCAACTCTCCTAGCAGATTGCTAATGTCTATAGCTGAATCAGACATTAAATTGCTTGAAGAAGGTCATCCAGTCCATAGCTCCATCTTCCATGGCTAGGCGCAGCCTCCGCTACATGGTAAGGTGAGCCAAATCTTTTCATATTCAGGAGTACTGACATGCAAAAATTTTGTTGGCCGCGGTTCACTCACAGCAAAGGTTGTCCTTCCAATCAAAGGTCGGAAACAACTACATACTGAGCAATTAATCACCTTGGTGGAAAAGGCAGGAAGTTGGACAAGAACCACAAAGTCAACATCTAGACCATTAGAATACTAGTGCCTCTGAAAACAAAATTGAGCTCCTAAGGCCCAATGATGTGTGAGACAGACATGAGCTTGGCTCACATTATGAGCATCAAACCAACATTTTGTTGAGATCACACGACAGGGATATCAACAACCCAACACCTAGTACAAGTACTTCAAGCTATTTGTCGGTTGCATTACCCACATCTTATGTGATTGGAAATGCTACTTCTGCATGAAGAGCCACCACCCATGGGATGAGCCACGCAAGCCAAGGAGCCTAGCTCTCAAATGTCTTCAAGAAATTGACTGTTAGAGAGATTTCAGAACATCATTGGCTAAACCTTTGCTTTAGCTATGATGAGTAGTTTAGCTATAAAGGCTGTGGCTGATGAATACACCCTGTGGTGTATGGCAGGTGCCTTTAAACTCTGAGCTCCTTGCTAGGTCGCTGGCTCCCCAAGCTTAGATTGCTTGTGGTCTTGGATCtggcccttttctttttgtccGTGGCATGAATATACCCTTGTTAGGAGTGGTGTTGTGCGTGTCTGTGTGAGTTGGTGTTCAGGCTACGCTTTTAGTCTAGctgtttgtatttttttttgtgtcttTTATTTcctctcttaatgaaatgacatgcagctctcctgtgtTGTTCGAGAAAGAGTAGTTTAGCAAGGGCCATCACCGCAAGCATCTCTGTTTCTCATAGAGGTGCTTGAGGAGTGATGACAcaactgatgatgatgatggggtTGCAGCATTGGTATCTGTGTCCACTGACAAGGAGCCTACCGGCAAGGTAAACCATGAGGTTGCTCATGCACCTTTGGGAAAAGGCATTGATAGTTCTTGTAAACTAGGGGCAACACATAATGTCATAAATGAAAAGGTGACGTCAACCCAGAGAAGTAACCGCCGCCCCATCCCCTCAGCCCACAAACTGGCAGGTTATCTTCTTAATTAGGAAGAGCCTTTTTAATTAGGAAGTTTGTCTATTTCAGTAACGAGAACGCTGCCTAAAGATCCCTAAATAGCATATTGTTTGATGAAAGTAATGCGTAAACTTCAATAAACAGGAAAACCCAAGAAGGCAAGAACTACAACGCAATCTGCATTAACATTTTTGGTGTTCATATGATCTATAGTGCCACTCTTCTTCTATAGTTCAAActcaattaattaaataaataagcATGTTTGCTTGTGCCTTTGTGCTAGGAGCAACAGGAGAGGAGCTTGTAAAATTCACATTTTTTGTAAGCTATCTGGATTTTGCACAGGGGCACTTTGCATATTATAGTTTCACAATAACATAAGGCATACAATGACACAACTAATCTTCCCTTTTTGAGAATAAATTCCGTCATTGTACAGCAATATCCAGCAACAAATATTCTAGTACAGCTAATTTCCATGGAACTGGAAACAAGTTTCAAGAAGCATGGGTGCTTATGGAAAGACTAGATTCGGTCCACTGCTTTAAGTAGTTATAGTCTCATAAGATTCCAAGAGCATACTTAATGATCATAAATTAGTATTGCCATctcatcaaaaagaaaaagtatCATCACTGGTCTAACAATAACAGAGGCCACAGCACTCACCTATATTTGAATGTGTCCAACATCACCCGTGAGTTTTTCAATATGAGCAGGTAACATGCACAAACACACTAACTCTGCATCCCCGAATCACAACGCCGAGAAATGCTAACAAACAAACGGGCAAAATCTCATGTATCGTCTCTGAAGACCCTCAAGAGAAGATGCCCAAATAGTAGGTTCAAATCGACAGCGTGGCAGCCTGAGAGGTACTGGAACCGAAGCTGACCTGCGGGAGTGGAGGATGTCCTTGACGAGCTCCACGACGGGCTCGACGTCgcggaggatctccgcctcggcctcctcccACGGATCGGCTTCCCCCGCAGCGGCGGGCTCGTCGACGGTGGAGAGGCCGCAGAGTTGGCGGTGGATGCGGAGCGAGATtcccggcacggcggcggcggaggcggcaggcgggacgcccccgcccccgcggaggaggagcgtgGCGGCCCGGGCAAGGGCGGCGGCCAAGGCCATGGCTGGCTTTCGGTGCAGCGGCGAGCGAGAATGGAACGACGCAGGAAACAGGGTTCTCCGGGGTTTAACCGATTCGGAAAATGAATTTGGGCCGTAGATTAGAGTGGGCTTGGACTTGTCTTGTAGAGGAGTTGGGCCCGAATTTGTGCAGTCTTTCTTCTTTTCGTAAAGTTTCTTTTGAGTAAATTTTCCAAATTTGAGGAAAATTTACCTAGCGTTTACTTTTAAGCgtgaaaaaaattatgttccAACTTTTTTTAGGAGTAAAGATGAGCTTTAGACGAGGGATTCAAACAGGGCCCAATAAGCAATGACTGGTCAGTCAGCACagcagtcagtcagtcagtgtGAGTCGGACGGTCGCTGGATGCGGGGGAGCTAGCGCCTAGCAGGCAGCTTCTTCTCCAGTCCTGTATGCACTCCTTCTGTGAATTTGTTGGTGTTGCGAGTTTTGACGCCGGCAACGCGCTACGAGTCTCGTCTACGACCGCATGCAGATTCAGCAGGAACGACGTATCGGGAAGAGCACGCAGCTGGCAGCCGCGCCATCACACACTGCCATGTGGGGACGCGCAGGACCGAATGGAATCGATCGATGGAAGCAGAGGGGGGAGAGGGGCGCGTCGGAGACCAGACCACGGACGGAATAACCAGGGTGGCCTCGTTGAATGCAGGTCGAGTGGTCGACGGTGAGGACAGAAAAAACGGGGCATCTGATGCTAACCATCTCTCCTCGGTCT harbors:
- the LOC117842002 gene encoding protein DCL homolog, chloroplastic, which gives rise to MALAAALARAATLLLRGGGGVPPAASAAAVPGISLRIHRQLCGLSTVDEPAAAGEADPWEEAEAEILRDVEPVVELVKDILHSRRYENGGFLSPTEEKVVVEKVLSHHPCVDEKIGCGLDGIMVDRHPEFRQSRCLFVVRTNGDWVDFSYRKCLQAYIKEKYPSHADRFLQKHLVNRSSEPFRVQK